A stretch of DNA from bacterium:
CAATAAGTTCAGCATATTTTAATTATAACTCAATTTCATTCTAAAATCAATGTATCAAGGAGACATCTTTTTTCATTAAAGTTATCTTTGAAGTGAATAAAAGTCATTCTTGACGAACTTTTTAAAATGAGAAATAATGAAATTGAATGGGGAAGGTCTTTATTTACAATATTAATTTCAAGGGGTATAAAAATAAAAAGGGTTAAAGTGAAAAGAATAATATATTTTGGGTTTATTTTTTTTATTTGTATTAGTTTTATATCTGTCCAATCAGATAATTTAGTAAATGAGTGTGAGATGTTAGAAATTGCAGTGAAATATGAGAGAGAGGGGAATTTAAAAAAAGCAATTGAAATTTATCAGGAGATATTTGATAATACACAAAAAGACATTTATAAAGAACTCTCATTAGAAAATCTCGGAATGATTTATGAGAAACAAAAAGAATATGAAAAGGCAATAGAAATTTATAAAAAATGTCTTGATTTAGTTAAAGTACCATTTAAAATATGTAATACAAAAATCAGAATTGCTTACTGTTATTTTTATCAAAAA
This window harbors:
- a CDS encoding tetratricopeptide repeat protein, which gives rise to MRNNEIEWGRSLFTILISRGIKIKRVKVKRIIYFGFIFFICISFISVQSDNLVNECEMLEIAVKYEREGNLKKAIEIYQEIFDNTQKDIYKELSLENLGMIYEKQKEYEKAIEIYKKCLDLVKVPFKICNTKIRIAYCYFYQKKYSDGFQILEEIIQEYPSTTFSAFL